A region of the Micromonospora sediminicola genome:
GCCGGCGCGGGTGAGCAGGCCGGCGCGGGTGAGCAGGCCGGCGCGGGTGAGCAGGCCGGCGCGGCCGGTGACGACGGACAGCAGGGCGCGGCCGGTGAGCAGGCGGGCGACGCCGGGGACCGGGTGGCGCAGCGGATCCAGCAGATCCGGGCGCGGATCCAGCAGCTACGGGCTCTGATCCAGCAGATCCGCGCTGCCCGCCAGGCCGCCCGCGATCAGGGCGCGGGCCCGAACCAGGGCGCAGACCCGAACCAGGGCGCGGACCAAAGCGCGGACCAGAACCCGGGCGACGCGGCAGGCGCAGCCGGAGACCAGGACGGGAACGCGGCGGGCGGGCAGCCGGGCGCCGATGCCGGCCTCGCCCCGGGCCAGGACCAGAGCGCCGAGCAGAGCCAGGCGGACAAGAGCCCGGCGGACCAGGGCGGCCAGGACCAGGGCGGCCAGGACCAGGGCGGCCAGGACCAGGGCGGCCAGGACCAGGGCGGCCAAGACGAGGGCGGCCAAGACGAGGGCGGCCAGGACCAGGCAGGCCAGAAACAAGGACAGGCAGGTCAGGGACAGGCTGGCCAGGTGTATCAGGTGGCCGACCCACGCGTCCCCGGCTGTGCCCCCGGCGACCCCGGATCGGACGCCGTCACCCCCGCATCCGCCCCGCCGACCCGCTGACCCGCTGACCCCTGACGTCGATCATGAGGTTGGCGGCACTCTAGAAGATCCACAAGGCCGTCAACCTCATGATCGACGCGGCGGAGGTTGCGATCTTGGTACGAAATGGTCCCTCTGGGGGCCATTTCGTACCAAGATCTCGGGGCTTCTCAGATTTTGGATCGGTGGTCTCGATAGGTGGGTGCAGTGGGGTCGGACGAGCAGTGGCCGGCTCGCGGAGAGCGCGGTCCGGGCCTCACCACCGCAGCGAGCCTCACCCGTCCCAGCGAGAGCCACCGAGGACCAACGCGGACCACCGCGGACCACCGAGGACCACTGCGGACCACCGCGGACCACCGCGGACCCCGAGCCCGTGGAGGACCACCGCGGGTCCCGGACCCGCCGAGGCACACCGACGACCCCCACCCCCGCCCCGGACCGTCCGGCCACCGCCGACCAGCCAAGGGAAGGGGCGGATCAGACCAGGTCGGCTTCGCGGAGGAGTTTCCACAGGCCGGCGCCGTCGGGGGCGCTCAGCCACTTCTGACCCACCGGGCCGGACGAGGAGCGACCCGCGGGCGCGGGCAGGCTGCCGGCCAGCACCGACTGGGTCGGCGACAGCCGCCGGATCGCCACGCCGGCCACGTTGTCCGGGTGGGCGGCGGCGAACTCCCGGTAGATCTCCGGGTCGTGCTGGCCGTCGTCGCCGATGAGCAGCCAGCGCACCTCGGGGAACTCGCGGGCCAGCCGGGCCAGCGTGGCCCGCTTGTGCTCCCGCCCGCTGCGGAACCAGCGGTCGGCCGTCGGCCCCCAGTCGGTGAGCAGCAGCGGGCCGGCCGGGTAGAGGTGGCGGGAGAGGAACCGGGTCAGCGTCGGCGCGACGTTCCAGGCGCCGGTGGAGAGGTAGAAGACCGGCGCGCCGGGGTGGGCGGTGGCCAGGCGCTCGTAGAGCACCGCCATGCCGGGGACCGCGGTGCGGGCGTGCTCGTCGAGGACGAACGTGTTCCACGCGGCGAGCAGCGGTCGGGGCAGCGCGGTCACCATGACCGTGTCGTCGATGTCGGAGAGGATGCCGAACCGGACGTTCGGGTCGAGGATGCGTACCAGCGCCTCCACCGGCTCGGCGTCGGCGACGCTGAGGCGTACGCAGCCCCAGCCGGGGGTGAAGTCGCCCTCGACGACGGTGTCGACGAAGCCGCTGCGGTCGGCGGTCACCTCCTGGCGCACGCCGTTGACCTCGATCATCACCCGGGCGTGCTTGGCCGGCAGGGTGGCGAAGCTGCGCCAGCCCCGCACCTTGTCCAGCCGGCCCCGCCGGCGGGTGTCCGGGCGGCCGAGCAGCACGCGGCAGAGCACCCGCGCCCAGCCGGGGGCGCCGTAGCCCGCGTACGCGATGATGTTGGGCTGCCACCCGGTGCGCTTCAGCCGGCGTTCCACGAGCCCGTGCAGGGCGTCCTCGATGCGGGCGGCGCGGTGCAGTTGCGGCACGGCCAGCTGGTCCGGTGGTGTGGGTGGCACGTAGCAACACTGCCACAACCGACGGGGGCCGGCCACGCGAGTGATCTACGCCGATCCGCCCCGGGCGCCGGCCGGCAGCGTGCCAGACTGCGTCGTGTCGCAGGTGAAGCGGGACGCGATGGGCCGGCCGGACGCGCCGGCGCTGGTGGCGCTGCTGCTCGGCGCGGTCGGGGTCGGCTACCGGCTGGTGCTGACGGTGCTCACGGTGCCCGCCTCGAACAGCGACGAGGCCACGTTCGGCCTGGCCGCCCTGCACATCGCCGGCGGCCACGAACGGCCGGTCTTCCTCTACGGGCAGCGCTACATGGGCGTGCTGGAGTCGTATCTGGCCGCGCCGCTGGTGGGCTGGGCCGGACCGAGTTGGCCGCTGCTGCGGCTGCCGCTGCTGGCGCTCTACGCGATCTTCCTGTGGCTGGCGTACCGGCTGACCCGCCACCTCTTCTCCCCCTGGCTGGCCGTGGTCGTGGTGGGCCTGCTGGCACTCGGGTCGGAACGGGTGGTCCGCGACCAGCTCACCGTGGTCGGCGGCCGGCCCGAGGTCAAGCCGGCGGTGCTGGCGTTGCTGCTGATCGCGGTCGCGCTCGGCGAGGACCGGATCCGGCACCGCTGGCTGGCCACCGGCGGGTTCGGGCTGCTCGTCGGGCTGGCGCTGTGGTCGGACTGGCTGATCGCGCCCTACCTGCTGGTGGCGGCCGTGGTGCTGGTGCTGGCGGTCCCCCGCGAGCTGGTCGGCTGGCCCGGCGTGCTGCTGGTGGCGGGTTTCCTGGTCGGCATCGCGCCGGTGGTGAAGGACAACCTGGTGGCGCCGCCGGGGCAGGACTCGCTGTCGGTGCTGCGGGAGGTCAGCACGAAGGAGGGCGTGGCGCCGACGATCGTCGACCGGGTGCGCGGCGGGCTGCTGGAGGGGGTGCCGTTGGCCTCCGGGCTGTGCCCGATGGACGGCTGCGCGCGCTGGGCACAGTGGTTCGGCGTGCTCTACCCGGTGCTGCTGGTGGCCGCCGCCGGGCTCGGGCTGGTCGCGTACCGCCGGGCCGGAGACCACGCCGCGCGGGTCCGGGCCGCGGCGGTCCTCGCGCTGGTCGTCGGCGCGGCGTTGACCCTGCTGGTGTACGTGCGCAGCCCGCTCGCCGCGACCGACCCGCTGGGCAACGCCCGCTACCTCTCGGTGCTGCAGATCTCGTTGCCGGCCGTGCTCTGGCCGCTCTGGCTGGCCGCCGCGCACGCGCTGCGCGCCACCGCCGGCCGGGTGGCCCGGCTGGGCGGTGTCACGGCCGCCGCGGTGCTGGCCGGGCTGACCGCCGCGGCGGTCGCCGGCACGGCGGCGTTCCTGGCCCACGCCCCCGGGGTACGGGCCGAGGAGATGTCCGCCCGCCGGCTGGCCGACACGGTGCTGCGGTCCAGCCTGCACGAGGTGTACGGCGACTACTGGACCTGCAACCGGCTGATCTTCAACACCGGCGAGGCGGTGGCGTGCGGGGTGCTGGACGGCAACCTGACGCCGGGGCAGAACCGCTACCCGGCGTACTGGCAGCGGGTGGGGCGGGCGGACCGGCCCGGGTACGTGGTGGCGGTCGGCTCGTCGGCGGAACGCGGGCTGCGGCGGCTGCTCGGCGACCGGGCCGACGCGGCGCTGGTGGCCGAGGTCGGCGACAGTCGCGTCTACCACCCGGACCGCGCCGTGCGACCGTGGCGCTGAGCCCGGCCCGTACGCTGTGCCGGTGCTCATCCTGCTCCCCCCGTCCGAGGGCAAGGCCGAGGCCGGCACCGGCCGGCGGCTGGACCTGTCGCGGCTGTCCCTGTCGGAGCTGAACCCGGCCCGGGAGGCGGTACTGACCGCACTGGTCGACCTCTGCGCCGGCCCGGACGAGGCGGCGGCCCGGGACGCGCTGGGCCTGAGTGAGGGCCAGCGCGGCGAGCTGCGGCGCAACGCCCGGCTGCGGGCGGCGGCCACCGCGCCGGCCGCCCGGCTGTACACCGGGGTGCTCTACGAGGCGCTCGACCTGGCCACGCTGCCCCCGGCGGCGGAGCGGGCCGCCCGCCGGTCGGTGCTGATCAGCTCCGGCCTGTGGGGCGCGGTCCGCCTCGCCGACCGGATCCCGCCGTACCGGTGCCCGATCGGGGCGCGCCTGCCGGGCGTCGGGGCGCTGTCGGCGTACTGGCGGTCCGCGATGGGGCCGGTCATGACGGCGGCCGCGGGCACCGGTCCGGTGCTCGACCTGCGCTCCGGCGCGTACGCGGCCACCTGGACCCCGCGCGGGCCGCTCGCCGAGCGCACGGTGACGGTGCGGGTGCTGCACGAGCGGGTGGTGGACGGGACGCCGACGCGCTCGGTGGTGAGCCACTTCAACAAGGCGACCAAGGGCCGGCTGGTCCGGGACCTGCTCCTCGCCGGCACCCGCCCGCGTACCGCCGACGCGCTGGTGGGCGCGCTGCGCGAGCTGAAGTACACGGTCGAGGAGGGTCCCCGGGCCATCGGCCGGCCCCGGCAGCTCGACCTCGTCGTCGCCGATCTCTGAGGGCCGGCGTTCGCGCAAATTTTGCTCAAGGCTCGGGCGCAGCGGTTCCCCGACCCGGCGGGGCAGGCCACGGTAGAGGGGCCCCGACGCCGACCAAGGAGCTGTGCCGATGCTCTCCGAGCCCACCACGCTGCTCGACCGGCCCCGCCCGTCGTCGCCGCCACCACCGCTGGACTGGCTGACCCTGGCCGACGCGTTCGAGGTCGCCTGCATGGTGCGGTGCACGCCACCCCCGGCCGCGGACGTCCGCCGGTTCGACGTCGACCCCTACCGGGGCGGGGTCGCGGAGTTCAACCGGGAGGACGCGGCGCAGCGGATGCGGCAGCTGCTGGGCCGCCTCGACGTGCCGGTGGAGCACGAGCTGACCACGGGCGGCCTGCGCCGGCGGTTCGAGCTGCACCGGCTGTCGGTGCCCGTCGAGCACCGGCCGGCGTACGCGGCCGTGCTGGCGGCCGGCTGGCGGCAGGGCCGACGCGAGCTGCTCGGCGGGCCGGCCCCCGGCGCCTCGACGGCACGCCGGATCTGGCGTCCGCGCCTGGCGGCGGCGGCGTGGCGGGCGGCGCTGCTCGCCGGCGGCCGGCACGTACGCCGGCACTGCCTCGGCATCCGGCTGGCCGACCGCGACCTGGCGGCGGTGCTGGTGCGCGGCGCGGCCCTGCTGGAGGTGCCGGCGGCGCTGCGGCCCGGCTCGGGGTGCTTCCTGGTGAGCGTGCCCAACGGCAAGCACCGGGCCCGGATCACCGAGAGCGCCGAACTGGGCTGAGGACAGCGCCCGCGCGGGCGGGCTTGCGCGGCGGCGGGTGCACGGCGCAGAGTGCAGCCCGTGAGCCGACACTGGTCTGTGCGCGGCCGGCGCCGGACCGCGGCCCCGCTGGCCCTGTTGCTGCTGCTCGTCACCGCCGTCGCCGGCTGCCGCGACGAGCCCACCGAGCCGGTGCGGATCCGGATCGCCACCGGCAGCCCGACCGCGGTCTACCACGCGTTCGGCCAGTCGCTGGCCGCCCTGCTCAACCGGGAGCTGCCCGGGGTGCGGGCGGACGTCGTGGTCACCGCGGCCTCCGCGCAGAACGTCCGGCTGGTCGGCTCCGGCGAGGCGGAGCTGGGCTTCACCCAGGCCGACGTGCTGCCGCCCCGCGAGCCGGAGCACCCCCGCGTGCTCGCCGTGGCGCGGGTCTACGACGACCTCCTGCACCTGGTGACCACCGCCGGTGGTCCGGTGCGCACGCTCGCCGACCTGCGCGGCCGGCGGGTGTCGGTGGGCGCCGACGGCTCGGGCACCGAGGTGACCGCCACCCGGCTGCTGGACGTGGCGCAGCTCGACGGCGACCGGGTCCGGCAGGAGCACCTGGGGCTGGACGACTCGGTGACCGCCCTGCGCGAGGGCCGGATCGACGCCTTCTTCTTCTCCGGCGGCCTGCCCGTGCGCGGCGTCGCGGAGCTGGCCCGACAGACCTCCCTGCGGATGGTCGACCTGGGCGACTGGACCGAGCCGTTGCGGCGCGCGTACGGGGAGGTCTACGTGACCCGGGACATCCCCCGCTCGGTCTACCAGGCGGATCCGGTCAGCACGGTGGCGAACCCGAACTACCTGATCGTCAGCGCCGAGCTGCCCGCCACGCTGGTGCGTGAGGTGACCCGGCTGCTGATGGAGCGGCGGGAGGAGCTGGCCGCCGCGCACCCGGCCGCCGGGCGGATGAGCCCCCGGTCGGCGATCGTCACCACGCCGTTGCCGCTGCACCCGGGCGCGGCGCAGTGGTACCGCGCGGCCAAGCCCTGACCGGGCTCAGGTGCCGACCGGTTCCTCGGCGCGCCGCGGGGCGGGCGGTTCGACCGCGCCGCCCGGGTCGTCGGGCGGCGCCGGGAACCACAGCTCGGCGACCAGCCCGCGCGGCTCGCCCTGGCGCATGGTGAGCCGGCCGTCGGACGCGTCGACGAGCACCGCGGCGATGGTCAGCCCGAGCCCGGCGCCGTCCACGTTCTGCGCGTCCGGCGCCCGCCAGAACCGCTCCGTGGCCTGGTCCAGCTGGCTGGCCGTCATGCCCGGACCGGTGTCGCGCACGGTCAGCGCCGTCCCGCCGTCGGCCGGTCGGACGGTCACCGTCACCTCTCCCTCGGCGCCGCTGAACTTGACCGCGTTGTCGATCAGGGCGTCGAGTGCCTGGTCGATCGCGGTCGGCACGGTCCGGGCGTACGCCGGCGCCTCGCCCGGGTCGAGGCGGAGGGTGACCGACCGGTGTCGAGCCAGTGGCAGCCAGGCCGTCACCCGGGACGCGGCCGCCGCGGAGGCGTCCACGGTGACCCGCTGGTTCTCCTCCCGTTCGGCCCGGGCCAGGGTGAGCAGCGCGTCGAGGACGGTGGCCAGCCGGTCGGTCTCCTCCAGCGCCAGTTGGTGCTCGGCCCGGCCGTCCGGGTCGGTGAGGCTGGGTCCCAGCTCCTCCACCCGCAGCCGCAACGCGGTCAGCGGGTTGCGCAGCTGGTGGCTGGCGTGCGCGACGAAGGCCCGCTGGCGGTCCATCACGTCGGAGACCGCGTCGGCCATGTGGTTGAAGCTGGCCGCCAGCCGGCGCAGCTCCGGCGGGCCGAGCCGGGGCCGGACCCGGGCGGTGCGGCGGCCCTCGGCGATCTCGTGGGTCACCGAGTCCAGCTCGGTGACCGGGCGCAGCACCCATCCGGCCAGCCCGAACGCGGTGGAGACGCAGGCCAGCACCGCGAGCAGGCCGATGCCGGCGAGCAGCAGCCACCACGCGGTGACGGTGCGGCGCACCGGGTCCGCCGGGGTGGTGGTGACCACGGCGCCGAGCACCTCGCCGCCGTCGTTGATCGGGACCGCCGTCACCAGCGGGCCGTCCACCCAGGGCCAGACCGACTCCGGGCCGCTGAACTGCTGCCCGGACAGCGCCGTGTCGAGCGCCGGGCCGGTGCCCGCACCCAGCTCCCACCGGGGCGAGGCGGCGACGGTACGCCGGTCGCGGTCCACCACCGCCGCGCCGATGCCGTAGAGGTCGTCGTAGGCGGCCAGCTCCCCACCGAGCGGGCCGGGCCCGCCGCCGCGCAGCGCCGGACCGGCCAGCGACGCGAAGCGGGTGGCGTCGGCGAGCCGGTCGGCGCGTACCCGGTCGGTCTCCCGGGAGGCCAGGGTGACCGCCAGCGGGGTCTCCAGCGCGAACAGCACCAGCACCATCAGCAGCAGGTAGCTGATCACCAGCCGGCGGCGCACCGGGGCCTCCTCACGCGCCGCGGAGCCGGTAGCCGACCCCGCGCACGGTCTCCACCAGGGTCGGGTCGCCGAGCTTGCCGCGCAGCGACCCGACGTGCACCTCGACGGTGTGCCGGTCGGCCCAGGTGGTGCCCCAGACGTCGAGCAGGATGCGGTCGCGTGGCACGGCCACCCCGGGCTGCCGGGCCAGGGAGAGCAGGATGTCGAACTCCTTGCGGGTCAACGCCACCGCCCGGCCGGACACGGTGACCGTCCGGCCGCCCACGTCGATGCGGACCTCGCCCGCCTCGATCAGGTTACGCTCCGGGACGGTGTGCGCGGCCCGGCGCAGCACCGCCTCGATCCGGGCCTGCAACTCCACCATCGAGAACGGCTTGACCACGTAGTCGTCGGCGCCCAGCCGCAGGCCGAGCACCCGGTCGCGTTCCTCGCCCCGGGCGGTGACCGCGATGATGCCGAGCTGGCTGCTGCGCCGGCGCAGCTCCCGGCACAGGTCGGTGCCGTCGCCGTCGGGCAGCGTGAGGTCGAGCAGGACCAGGTCGCAGGGGGCGGCGGAGAGCGCGGCGGCGACGGTGGCGGCGTGTTCCACCTGGTAGCCGCGCCGGGTCAGCGCGGACGACAGGGCCGCGGCGACCCGACGGTCGTCCTCGACCAGGAGGATTCGCACCCGTGCCCCCTCTCGTTCGACGCGTCGTCCCGCGAAATGGTGGCAGACGCGCCGCCGGGGCGCGAGGCCGCTCTAGGCTGCGGTCGTGATCTACAAGATTCTCTCCGACGACGAGTGGCGGCAGGCGCGGGCGGCCGGGCGGTTCACCGGCACCGCGCTGGACCGGCAGGACGGCTACCTCCACCTGTCCGCGGCCGACCAGGTGGTGGAGACCGTACGCCGGCATTTCGCCGGGGTGACCGGCCTGACACTGCTCGCGGTGGACGAGAGCCGGCTCGGCGAAGGGCTGCGGTGGGAGGTGTCGCGCGGCGGCGCGGCGTTCCCGCACCTGTACGCGGCGCTGCCGGTGGACGCGGTGGTCGCGGCGCACCCGCTGCCGGCGGACCGGCCGGCCGCCGACGTGGTGGCCGAACTGCTCGACTAGGGGCTCGTTATGCTGCGTCGAACCCGCCCGACGGCGCGACGCAGCGCCCTGCCACGATGCGAGTTGAGATGACTGACAGCAACGACCGGTCCGCCTCCGTCTTCGTCCACCCGACGGCCGACGTGGAGGACGGCGCCCGGGTCGGTGACGGCACCAAGGTCTGGCACCTGGCGCACATCCGGTCGAGCGCCCAGGTCGGCGCCGGCTGCGTGATCGGCCGCAACGTCTACGTCGACGCGGGGGTCACCGTCGGCGACCGGGTGAAGATCCAGAACAACGTCTCGGTCTACCAGGGCGTGACCATCGAGGACGAGGTCTTCGTCGGCCCGTGCGCGGTGTTCACCAACGACTTCCGGCCGCGCGCCCAGAATCCGGACTGGACGATCACGCCGACGCTGGTCCGCCGGGGCGCCTCGATCGGCGCCAACGCGACGCTGGTCTGCGGCATCGAGGTCGGTGAGTACGCGATGATCGCGGCCGGCTCGGTGGTGACCAAGGACGTCAAGCCGTACCAGCTGGTGGCGGGCAACCCGGCCCGGCCGAAGGGCTGGGTCGACGAGAAGGGCGAGGTCGTCTCCCGCGACGTCGACAACCCGCCGCACCAGGGCTGAACGCGCAGCGGGGGCGACGGCCGATCGGTCGTCGCCCCCGCGCGTCGGCGCGTCGGTCAGCCGCAGAGCCGGCCGATCTCGTCCCGGAACCGGTCCATCGGGTTGGACCCGGCCGGGCCGAGCAGATACTCCTTCAGCTCCCGCCGCGCCTCGGCCATCGGGTCGTCCCCGGTCCGGGTCACGGTGAGGATCTTCGGCAGCTCGCCGCAGTCCGCCGAGAGCAGGTACGCCGCCCGGGCGGTGGGGAACTGCCGGCGGAACTCGTCCTCCGGCAGGCCGGCCGGGTTGGCCACCACGTACGGCCGCTCACTCTGCACGAAGTCCGAGACCACACTCGACACGTCGCTGACCAGCAGGTCGGTGGCGTTGAAGCAGTCGAACAGCGCCGGCGTGCGACCGGTGACCACCAGGTGCGCGGTGCCGTCGAGCGAGGTGGGGTCGGTCTGACCGCCGGCGGCCCGGATCCGGGCGACGATCCGCTCGTGGACCGCCCGCGCCTTCGCCGAGCGGGTGCCGGTGAGCGGGTGCGGCTTGTAGAGCACCCGCAGGTTCCCGGCGGCCAGCAGCCCGGACACGATCCGCTCCCCCATCAGCACCAGTGAGGTGTGGTAGGGGTCGTCGTCCAGCCAGCCCTCCCAGGTGGGGGCGTAGAGCACGGTGAAGAGGTGGTCGGCGGCGCCGGAGCCGAAGGTGTGCACGCCGGCCAGCTGCGGGCGGCCGACCTCCACGATGTCGCGGTCCAGCACGCCCACCGCGGCCCGGGCGTACCGTTCCCGGCCGGCCGGACCGGCCACCCACACCTCGTCGTACACCTTGCTGTACGGGTTGACGCTGGCCTGCTTGTCGCTGTCGCCGTGCCCGACGAAGACGTGCTTCACGCCCGGCTCGCGCAGCAGGTGGATGTTGGCCCCGACGTTGGCCGCGTAGAGGGCGACCCGCAGCGAGCCGAGGTCGAGGTTCATGAAGTCGACGCCGGCCGGCACGCAGATCACCGGCAGCCGGGTGTCGGCCAGCTCGCCGAACGCGTCCGCGGCCCGCAGCAGCACCACCGCCCGCCGTCCGGTCGCCTCCACCGGCGCGAGCCACATGTTGGCCTGGTAGACGTCCTTGGCCGGGCCGGCGAAGTAGAGGGCCACCTCGGGCCGCTCCCGGGCCAGCCAGTCGTGCACGGCGGGCAGCACCCCCGGGGCCCGGCCCCGGCCGCGCAGCGCGGTCAGCGCCAGCACCGCGGCGGTGACCAGGCCGGCGAGCAGCGTGACGGTGGCGGTGACCACGACCGGGGCGACCCGGTCGACGGCGGCGGCCACCACGGCGGCCGGCACCAGCAGCACGTTGAGCAGCGGCAGCCGCAGCCCGGCCAGCCAGCGCGCCCAGGCCGGCGGCACCGGCACCCGGCGCAGCGCGCCGAGGTCGATGTTGCGGGTGTAGGCCGGCGGGTCGACCCGCCCGTCGATCACCTTGGTCACCGCCGACGTGGCCACCGCCACGGTCCAGAGCGCGGCCGGCAGCAGCAGCACCGCGACGTCGCCGGCCACCCCGGGACGGACCGCGGCGACCACCAGCAGGACCACCGACAGGTCCCGGACCAGGCGGCGGAAGACCTCGCCGAGGCCGGCCTTGTCGAGCAGCTCGGCGGTCCCGGCGTACCGGGTGGCCAGGGCCGCCTCACCGGCCAGGGCGACCACGGCGGCCACCGCGTACGGGACCACCAGGCCGAGGACCCCGGAGAGGATCATGACCGCGTAGCCGAGGAGCGTCGCGCCGACCGCGGCGAGACCCTGCTGGCTGCGTACTCTGCTGAACAACGACACGCTCCCTGTCTGCCCGCCGGTGTCGAAGGGGCCCGATACCGGACGGCTGCGACCCTAAACGGGCCAAGTGACACAAGTATTGCCGGGGTGTCCGGCAGGTGAACGACGGACGACGGCTTTCACCATCGGTGCGCGCCGGGCCACGACACGCAGCGGGCCCCGGCCGGTCACCGGCCGGGGCCCGCTGCGCGGACGGGATCAGCCGCCGATGACCACCCGGCGGACGCCGGTCCAGCGCGCCGGGTCGGTGACCCGGCGGCCGTCGACCAGCACCGTCACGCCCGGCAGGTCGGCCGGGGCGAGGCTGCGGTACTCGGCGTGGTCGGCCTGGATCACCGCGGCGCCGACCGGCTCGCCGTCGTAGCCGGGCAGGCCGTGCGCGGCCAGTTCCTCGTTGGTGTACATCGGGTCGGAGACGTAGGGGGTCGCACCCCGCCGGCGCAGCGCCTCCACGGTCGGGAAGACGCCGGAGAACGCGGTCTCCTTGACGCCACCCCGGTAGGCGGCGCCGAGCACCAGCACGCCCACCCCGGTCAGGTCGCCGTACGCGGCGGCGAGCAGGTCCACCGCGTAGTCCGGCATGGCGGCGTTGGCCTCGCGCGCCGAGCGGACCACGGTGGCGGCCGGGTCGTTCCACAGGTACATCCGCGGGTAGATCGGGATGCAGTGCCCACCGACCGCGATGCCCGGCGAGTGGATGTGGCTGTACGGCTGGGTGTTGCAGGCCTCGATGACCTTGGTGACGTCCACGCCGACCGTGTCGGCGAAGCGGGCGAACTGGTTCGCCAGGCCGATGTTCACGTCCCGGTAGGTCGTCTCGGCGAGCTTGGCCAGCTCGGACGCCTCGGCCGAGCCCAGGTCCCACACCCCGTTGGGCCGGTCCAGGTCGGCGCGCTCGTCGAAGTCGAGCACCGCCTCGTAGAACCGCACGCCGTGCGCGGCGGACGCCTCGTCGATGCCGCCGACCAGCTTCGGGTAGCGGCGCAGGTCGGCGAAGACCCGGCCGGTGAGCACCCGCTCCGGGCTGAACACCAGGTGGAAGTCGGTGCCCGCGGTGAGGCCGGAGCCCTCGGAGAGCATCGGCGCCCACCGGCTGCGGGTGGTGCCGACCGGCAGGGTGGTCTCGTAGCTGACCAGCGTGCCCGGCTTCAGGCCACGGGCGATGGCCCGGGTGGCGTCGTCCATCCAGCCGAAGTCCGGCACGCCCTCGGCGTCCACGAACAGCGGCACGACCACCACGACCGCCTCC
Encoded here:
- a CDS encoding nucleotide sugar dehydrogenase translates to MNICVVALGKIGLPLAVQFASKGHRVIGADVSERVVQLVNDGAVPFPGEADLDVKLKEAVAAGLLSATTDTAAAVAESEAVVVVVPLFVDAEGVPDFGWMDDATRAIARGLKPGTLVSYETTLPVGTTRSRWAPMLSEGSGLTAGTDFHLVFSPERVLTGRVFADLRRYPKLVGGIDEASAAHGVRFYEAVLDFDERADLDRPNGVWDLGSAEASELAKLAETTYRDVNIGLANQFARFADTVGVDVTKVIEACNTQPYSHIHSPGIAVGGHCIPIYPRMYLWNDPAATVVRSAREANAAMPDYAVDLLAAAYGDLTGVGVLVLGAAYRGGVKETAFSGVFPTVEALRRRGATPYVSDPMYTNEELAAHGLPGYDGEPVGAAVIQADHAEYRSLAPADLPGVTVLVDGRRVTDPARWTGVRRVVIGG